One part of the Candidatus Neomarinimicrobiota bacterium genome encodes these proteins:
- a CDS encoding SusC/RagA family TonB-linked outer membrane protein produces the protein MNQSRLVSSLFLTVFLVAGLSAQDAVISGNITDAQSGDPLPGANVVVENTNYGGATDIDGNYSFTVPASGQEAEVTARFIGYFANTASVTLSAGSITQDFSLDEDVLEMEAVIVTGLVDATPRTKSPLSTGQISGEMLERVPASSPASALYGKVSGVKVVQGGGQPGDSPSVLLRGPTSINASGRSQDPLYIVDGVIVDPSVSGSPLADIPGDNIESIEVVKGAAGASMYGARAANGVIQIRTRRGSGLALNQTKIKFRSEYGRNDLPKALDVNRSHAYLQNSSGEFIDGNGDVVDPRATSGRQSDVWNNVPGIEFYDNPYKYVATGEVGDAKISLSGDGFDNMRRFFRENNEVNQTLTVSRNMESTNFSVAIGNLNKEGILSDIGGYGRQSVTVNVDHKFKNSLDIGFSTMVSQSERDAVGSTFGGFYAITFMAPDADLTMIDPETDRVYIQPDPASVEENPLYFLKYNDRDNFNRRVMSSFSLRWNPVDWAHVTGSLSYDRANQNYDSFYPIGFTNISGGGTAVDGRYIKTTSADMGLNGDLKFMATREFGNITAKVTGSTLFEQTESDGFDADGRKFAVGGVRSLGVAASDKVYIGSWKQDVRGISNMGGVMLDYNDAVIVDAFFRKEGSSLFGGEERWHNYSRIATAVRLTELVPLPMFNEFKLRFTTGTAGSRPNFSARFETWSVSGGVVSKGNLGNKGLIPELSTETEMGFDAILMDRFSISATYVNSTTENQILYVPLPGYAGYSNQWQNAGTLDNESFEAEVSASLVNTPSFSWEMGLTYYTQIKSVISKLDIAPYTRNPFYIKEGETMGALWGAKWVENTADLPDESNAGEFVTNDDGYVVWVGSGNTWQDGISKELWGTTSDDGYKWGIPIKQIDKSADDTGIFVKLGETIPDFDMGISNTLRFGGFEVYALLDGQVGGNIYNNTVQWGLRELKLGIVDQAGKSEGDKKPGLYYATLYDVDATNSHFVEDGSFFKLRELSVTYSLNRNQLQNMLGGAISKVSVGVIGRNLLTWTNYSGYDPEVGRSGDFDLGSAVIARYDGFGYPNFRTITGVFTIEF, from the coding sequence ATGAATCAATCTCGATTGGTATCATCATTATTTTTAACAGTCTTTCTTGTGGCCGGTCTGTCGGCGCAGGATGCTGTCATTTCGGGTAATATCACGGATGCGCAGTCTGGCGATCCTCTGCCGGGTGCTAACGTAGTTGTTGAAAATACTAACTATGGTGGTGCAACGGATATAGATGGTAACTACAGCTTTACCGTCCCTGCTTCCGGTCAGGAGGCAGAGGTAACAGCCCGGTTCATTGGTTACTTTGCTAATACCGCGAGTGTTACTCTTTCCGCTGGTTCCATAACCCAAGATTTCTCTCTTGATGAAGATGTCCTTGAAATGGAGGCTGTGATTGTAACGGGCTTGGTGGATGCCACGCCTCGTACCAAATCTCCCCTCTCAACGGGTCAGATAAGTGGTGAAATGCTTGAGCGTGTACCTGCTAGCTCTCCGGCCTCAGCACTCTATGGAAAAGTTTCCGGTGTAAAAGTTGTTCAGGGTGGTGGCCAACCTGGTGACTCTCCTTCAGTTCTTTTGAGAGGCCCCACAAGCATTAATGCTTCTGGCCGGTCTCAGGACCCACTTTATATTGTAGATGGTGTTATTGTTGATCCATCTGTGAGTGGTTCTCCCCTGGCAGATATTCCTGGTGATAACATTGAAAGTATTGAGGTTGTTAAAGGAGCGGCCGGTGCCTCCATGTACGGTGCCCGAGCTGCAAACGGCGTAATCCAGATCAGAACAAGACGTGGCAGTGGACTGGCCCTGAACCAGACCAAGATCAAGTTTCGTAGCGAATATGGTAGGAATGATCTCCCCAAAGCTTTGGATGTAAATCGCTCTCATGCCTATCTACAGAACTCTTCCGGTGAATTCATTGATGGAAACGGTGATGTTGTAGATCCCCGTGCAACTTCTGGGCGCCAGTCGGACGTTTGGAACAATGTTCCGGGTATTGAATTCTATGACAATCCATATAAATATGTAGCTACAGGTGAAGTCGGCGACGCAAAGATATCGCTGTCTGGAGACGGCTTTGACAATATGAGACGTTTCTTCAGGGAGAATAATGAAGTTAATCAGACACTTACTGTCAGCCGAAATATGGAGAGCACAAACTTCTCAGTTGCCATTGGCAACCTGAATAAGGAAGGCATCCTTTCTGATATAGGTGGATATGGTCGCCAGAGTGTTACGGTGAATGTTGATCACAAATTCAAAAATAGCCTGGATATCGGTTTTAGTACTATGGTTAGTCAATCAGAGCGAGATGCTGTTGGCAGTACTTTTGGCGGGTTTTATGCCATTACGTTTATGGCGCCGGATGCTGATCTAACTATGATCGATCCTGAAACAGACAGAGTCTACATCCAGCCTGACCCTGCGTCTGTGGAAGAGAATCCTCTCTACTTTTTGAAATACAATGATAGAGACAATTTCAATCGCAGAGTTATGAGTAGCTTTAGTCTTCGTTGGAATCCCGTGGATTGGGCCCACGTGACAGGTAGTCTCAGTTACGATCGGGCAAACCAGAATTACGACTCCTTCTATCCTATCGGCTTTACAAATATCAGTGGTGGTGGGACAGCCGTAGACGGCCGTTACATTAAAACCACTTCTGCCGACATGGGATTGAACGGTGACCTAAAGTTCATGGCCACCCGGGAATTTGGTAACATTACGGCAAAGGTTACGGGGTCCACCCTGTTTGAACAGACGGAGTCCGATGGCTTTGATGCTGACGGTCGCAAATTTGCTGTAGGTGGTGTCCGAAGTCTCGGAGTTGCTGCCAGTGATAAAGTTTATATTGGCTCCTGGAAACAGGATGTTCGAGGTATCAGTAATATGGGCGGTGTCATGCTTGATTACAATGACGCTGTAATTGTTGATGCCTTTTTCAGGAAAGAAGGAAGTTCGCTTTTTGGTGGGGAAGAGCGGTGGCACAATTACAGCAGAATTGCTACAGCTGTGCGGCTTACAGAATTAGTACCTCTCCCAATGTTCAACGAATTCAAGCTTCGTTTTACAACGGGGACAGCCGGATCGCGCCCAAACTTTAGCGCAAGGTTTGAAACCTGGAGCGTCTCTGGTGGTGTTGTGTCTAAGGGGAACCTGGGTAACAAAGGCCTTATCCCCGAATTATCGACTGAGACAGAAATGGGCTTTGATGCCATCCTTATGGACAGGTTTAGCATCTCAGCCACGTACGTAAATTCAACCACTGAGAATCAGATTCTTTATGTTCCTCTACCTGGATATGCCGGATACAGCAATCAGTGGCAGAATGCCGGGACTTTGGATAATGAGTCTTTTGAAGCTGAAGTGAGTGCGTCACTTGTGAACACGCCGTCATTCAGCTGGGAAATGGGTCTGACATATTACACTCAAATAAAGTCAGTGATTTCAAAGCTGGACATTGCTCCCTACACTAGAAATCCTTTCTATATTAAAGAGGGTGAAACTATGGGAGCCCTGTGGGGTGCCAAGTGGGTCGAAAACACAGCTGATCTTCCTGATGAATCTAACGCCGGTGAGTTTGTTACCAACGATGACGGTTATGTTGTCTGGGTCGGCTCCGGCAACACCTGGCAGGACGGTATATCCAAGGAACTGTGGGGAACGACCTCAGATGATGGTTACAAATGGGGCATCCCAATAAAACAGATTGATAAGAGTGCGGATGATACTGGTATTTTCGTCAAATTGGGTGAAACCATTCCTGATTTCGATATGGGTATTTCCAACACGCTCCGTTTCGGCGGGTTCGAGGTGTACGCCCTTCTTGATGGCCAGGTTGGAGGAAACATTTATAACAATACAGTCCAGTGGGGCCTTCGTGAGCTGAAGTTGGGTATTGTGGATCAGGCTGGAAAGAGCGAAGGCGACAAAAAACCCGGCCTCTATTATGCCACGCTTTATGATGTGGATGCGACCAATAGCCACTTTGTAGAAGACGGTTCATTCTTCAAGCTCCGGGAGCTTTCTGTGACGTATTCGCTAAACAGGAATCAGTTGCAGAATATGCTCGGTGGGGCCATTAGTAAGGTTTCTGTGGGTGTCATTGGTCGGAACCTGTTGACTTGGACTAACTACTCAGGTTATGACCCTGAAGTTGGCCGTAGTGGCGATTTCGATCTTGGCTCGGCTGTAATAGCCCGTTATGACGGTTTCGGCTATCCGAACTTCCGGACCATCACCGGTGTTTTTACAATTGAATTCTAA